In Pseudomonadota bacterium, the following proteins share a genomic window:
- a CDS encoding efflux RND transporter periplasmic adaptor subunit gives MRKYLLVGTGFAFTFIFGMYFQSYWAAQKDAVTQTKEKQPSYWVAPMDPTYRRDKPGKSPMGMDLVPVYADDEAGGGTSIKISPVIEQNLGVRTAPVTHQDLSLTIETVGYVTANENRIKKVNTYTDGWVKRLAVKTTGEHVAKGQLLFQIYSPTLINAQEEYLLALKSNNAAIQVASYRKLQALGLSEAQILRIKETQRITKMIEYYAEQAGIIAKLELREGVYVKPGQDLMTIEDLSSIWVLGEVFERESQWVQQGQRAVVRLPYFPGKWWEGTVDYVYPQLDPNTHTLKTRLRFDNPKETLKPNMYADITIFSGQEQGVLTIPREAVIYTGEGARVVVSLGKGIYRVRSIKLGLEAEGRIVVLAGLKRGERVVTSAQFLIDSESNLKADLGRMQNEREPTVNQQQ, from the coding sequence GCTTTGCTTTCACATTTATCTTTGGAATGTATTTTCAATCCTACTGGGCAGCACAAAAGGATGCAGTCACCCAGACAAAAGAGAAACAACCCTCATATTGGGTGGCACCGATGGATCCAACTTATCGAAGAGATAAGCCTGGTAAATCCCCCATGGGGATGGATTTGGTGCCGGTTTATGCTGATGACGAAGCGGGGGGAGGAACCAGTATTAAGATCTCGCCCGTCATTGAACAAAACCTCGGGGTGCGCACCGCGCCTGTTACGCATCAGGATTTGTCACTTACTATTGAGACAGTGGGGTATGTCACTGCCAATGAAAATCGCATTAAAAAGGTCAATACTTATACAGATGGCTGGGTCAAGCGCTTAGCTGTTAAGACCACAGGCGAACATGTTGCCAAGGGGCAATTGCTGTTTCAAATATATTCTCCCACTCTAATTAATGCCCAAGAAGAATATCTACTGGCCTTAAAGTCAAACAACGCTGCTATACAGGTAGCTTCATATAGAAAATTGCAGGCCCTGGGACTCTCAGAGGCACAAATCCTTAGAATAAAAGAGACCCAACGCATCACCAAAATGATTGAGTACTATGCAGAACAAGCTGGAATCATCGCCAAACTCGAATTAAGAGAGGGAGTTTATGTCAAACCTGGTCAAGATCTGATGACCATAGAAGATTTATCGAGTATTTGGGTGCTGGGTGAAGTCTTTGAAAGAGAATCACAATGGGTGCAACAGGGACAACGGGCAGTTGTGAGATTGCCCTACTTTCCTGGAAAATGGTGGGAAGGAACCGTAGATTATGTCTATCCACAGCTTGACCCCAACACGCATACTTTAAAGACGAGATTGCGGTTCGATAATCCAAAAGAAACTCTTAAACCTAATATGTACGCTGATATCACGATTTTTTCTGGTCAAGAGCAAGGTGTATTGACCATTCCACGTGAAGCCGTCATCTACACAGGCGAAGGAGCAAGGGTTGTCGTTAGTCTTGGCAAAGGGATTTATCGTGTTCGCTCCATCAAATTGGGCCTTGAAGCTGAAGGGCGCATTGTGGTGCTAGCAGGATTAAAGCGTGGCGAGCGCGTCGTGACTTCAGCTCAGTTTCTCATTGACTCTGAATCTAACCTTAAAGCCGATTTGGGTCGCATGCAAAATGAGAGAGAACCAACTGTAAATCAGCAGCAATAA